A stretch of Crossiella cryophila DNA encodes these proteins:
- a CDS encoding 6-pyruvoyl trahydropterin synthase family protein translates to MFSITVRDHVMVAHSFRGEVFGPAQRLHGATFVVDARFSRSELDSDNIVVDIGLATQKLGEVLAGFNYRNLDEVPEFAGINTSTEFLAKHIADLLAEAVHAGALGEGARGLAKIEVTLHESHVAWAGYERSL, encoded by the coding sequence CTGTTCAGCATTACCGTCCGTGATCACGTCATGGTCGCGCACAGTTTCCGAGGCGAGGTCTTCGGTCCGGCGCAACGCCTGCACGGAGCTACGTTCGTGGTCGACGCCCGGTTCAGCCGGAGCGAGCTTGATTCGGACAACATCGTCGTCGACATCGGACTGGCCACCCAGAAGCTCGGCGAGGTGCTGGCCGGTTTCAACTACCGGAACCTGGACGAGGTACCCGAATTCGCCGGGATCAACACCTCGACGGAGTTCCTGGCCAAGCACATCGCGGACCTGCTCGCCGAGGCCGTGCACGCCGGCGCGCTGGGCGAGGGCGCCCGTGGACTGGCCAAGATCGAGGTCACCCTGCACGAGTCGCACGTGGCCTGGGCCGGCTACGAACGTTCGCTGTGA
- a CDS encoding isochorismatase family protein — protein sequence MTTINSSTALVLVDLQRRIIALPTTPHTGETVLANAIRLRDAFRAAGAPIVLVQAHRPNVEQPEGSELDPGLDPAVGEKLITKHTIGAFYGTELDAHLRGLGVTTLVFGGIATEFGVESTLRAAADHGYETVAVSDAMTGLSALAHESALTVVFPRLGEVRTTAEIVGD from the coding sequence ATGACCACGATCAACTCCAGCACCGCGCTCGTGCTGGTCGACCTCCAGCGCCGGATCATCGCGCTGCCCACCACCCCGCACACCGGCGAAACCGTGCTGGCCAACGCGATCCGGCTGCGCGACGCCTTCCGGGCCGCGGGCGCGCCGATCGTCCTCGTCCAGGCGCACCGGCCGAATGTCGAACAGCCCGAGGGCAGCGAACTCGACCCGGGCCTGGATCCGGCGGTGGGGGAGAAGCTGATCACCAAGCACACCATCGGCGCCTTCTACGGCACCGAGCTGGACGCGCACCTGCGTGGGCTGGGCGTGACAACGCTGGTGTTCGGCGGGATCGCCACCGAGTTCGGGGTGGAGTCGACGTTGCGGGCGGCCGCCGATCACGGCTACGAGACGGTCGCGGTCTCCGATGCGATGACCGGATTGTCCGCGCTGGCGCACGAATCCGCGCTCACCGTGGTGTTCCCCCGACTCGGCGAGGTCCGGACCACCGCGGAGATCGTCGGCGACTGA
- a CDS encoding class I SAM-dependent methyltransferase: MTYAPEWLALREPADAHARATDLLDPLRAALPARSPLVIRDLGCGTGSQCRWLSPRLDGPQHWILHDYDPRLLALAAADLTSADRTVETRLGDLTELRGADLAGADLVTASALLDLFTVEEVNGFAAAIVEAGVPALLTLSIAGRIVLDPADGLDAAFESAFNDHQRRTTNGRALLGPDAPAATTEAFEALGYRVHTRPSTWLLGPELPELSDEWLHGWVGAAVEQEPELAAAAPGYLRRRIAEGFRAEVHHVDQLALPGAD, from the coding sequence ATGACCTACGCCCCGGAATGGCTGGCCCTGCGGGAACCGGCCGACGCGCACGCCCGCGCCACCGACCTCCTGGACCCGCTGCGTGCGGCGCTGCCCGCCCGGAGCCCGCTGGTCATCCGGGACCTGGGCTGCGGCACCGGGTCGCAGTGCCGCTGGCTGTCCCCTCGCCTGGACGGCCCGCAGCACTGGATCCTGCACGACTACGACCCGAGGCTGCTCGCCCTCGCCGCGGCCGACCTGACCAGCGCGGACCGCACCGTCGAGACCAGGCTGGGCGACCTCACCGAGCTGCGCGGCGCCGACCTGGCCGGGGCCGATCTGGTGACCGCCTCCGCGCTGCTGGACCTGTTCACCGTCGAGGAGGTGAACGGATTCGCCGCGGCCATCGTAGAAGCCGGTGTGCCAGCCTTGCTCACCCTCTCCATCGCCGGGCGGATCGTGCTCGATCCGGCCGATGGACTCGACGCCGCGTTCGAGTCGGCCTTCAACGACCACCAGCGCCGCACCACCAACGGCCGGGCGTTGCTCGGCCCGGACGCGCCCGCGGCGACCACCGAAGCCTTCGAGGCGCTCGGCTACCGGGTGCACACCCGGCCCAGCACCTGGCTGCTCGGCCCGGAACTGCCCGAGCTGAGCGACGAGTGGCTGCACGGCTGGGTGGGCGCGGCCGTCGAACAGGAACCTGAGCTGGCCGCGGCGGCCCCCGGGTACCTGCGGCGCCGGATCGCCGAGGGCTTCCGGGCCGAGGTGCACCACGTCGACCAGCTCGCACTACCGGGGGCGGACTGA
- a CDS encoding purine-cytosine permease family protein, whose product MADDYTLRRVPPAARHGWRTVAVQSFGQAGNIGLLMLGALLGLSLGFWPAAGVLVLGLAIQTAALLAMGIMGMREGLATTVLTRWTGLGRYGSAILGLVLALCVTGWFGVLNTVVAQGFHTIIGGPRWIWALATGAAITAIVMFGFTVMARTAAVTAPAFLALAGYLALTQLWDRPLAEPTGALSVPAGVTAVVGVWIIGIVVAPDITRFTRDRADVVRLTLFGTVLGQLLIGLCGIALALAFHTTDVVTIVTAGSGFLGIAVLITATANIQNLNLYVGTLSLANALDTLFGRRPSPRLLTLGMGLLGAIASATGLLSTVEGLLAVLAGVLPPVVGIATAEYYLVRRWRPLLEHSRPSDALPRHAPAWLPGALLIWLATAAIGLLVPWGIPALNALLSAFGLTVLAGWFSRRRSPRWSGPRRVGGTPR is encoded by the coding sequence GTGGCCGATGACTACACCCTGCGCCGGGTCCCGCCCGCGGCGCGACACGGTTGGCGGACGGTGGCCGTGCAGTCCTTCGGCCAGGCAGGCAACATCGGACTGCTCATGCTCGGCGCGTTACTGGGGCTGTCACTGGGATTCTGGCCCGCGGCCGGGGTGCTGGTGCTGGGCCTGGCGATCCAGACCGCCGCGCTGCTCGCGATGGGGATCATGGGCATGCGCGAGGGCCTGGCCACCACCGTGCTCACCCGGTGGACCGGACTCGGCCGTTACGGCTCGGCCATCCTCGGACTGGTGCTCGCGCTCTGCGTCACCGGCTGGTTCGGCGTGCTCAACACCGTTGTGGCCCAAGGCTTCCACACCATCATCGGCGGACCGAGGTGGATCTGGGCGCTGGCCACCGGCGCGGCGATCACCGCGATCGTGATGTTCGGCTTCACCGTGATGGCCCGCACCGCCGCGGTCACCGCACCCGCTTTCCTGGCCCTGGCCGGATATCTGGCCCTCACCCAGCTCTGGGACCGCCCGCTGGCCGAACCCACCGGCGCGCTGTCGGTACCGGCCGGGGTGACCGCGGTGGTCGGGGTGTGGATCATCGGCATCGTGGTCGCCCCCGACATCACCCGCTTCACCCGCGACCGCGCCGACGTGGTGCGGCTGACCCTGTTCGGCACCGTGCTCGGCCAGCTGCTGATCGGCCTGTGCGGCATCGCCCTCGCCCTGGCCTTCCACACCACCGACGTGGTCACCATCGTCACCGCGGGCTCCGGTTTCCTCGGCATCGCGGTGCTGATCACCGCCACCGCCAACATCCAGAACCTCAACCTCTACGTCGGCACCCTGAGCCTGGCCAACGCCCTGGACACCCTGTTCGGCCGCCGCCCCAGCCCGCGCCTGCTCACCCTGGGCATGGGCCTGCTCGGCGCGATCGCCTCCGCCACCGGCCTGCTGTCCACAGTGGAGGGTCTGCTGGCCGTGCTGGCCGGGGTGCTGCCGCCGGTGGTGGGCATCGCCACCGCCGAGTACTACCTGGTGCGCCGCTGGCGCCCGCTGCTGGAACACAGCCGCCCCAGCGACGCCCTGCCCCGGCACGCCCCGGCCTGGCTGCCCGGCGCCCTGCTGATCTGGCTGGCCACCGCGGCGATCGGATTGCTGGTGCCGTGGGGGATTCCGGCGCTCAACGCGCTGCTGTCCGCCTTCGGGCTGACCGTGCTGGCCGGCTGGTTCAGTCGCCGACGATCTCCGCGGTGGTCCGGACCTCGCCGAGTCGGGGGAACACCACGGTGA
- a CDS encoding GTP cyclohydrolase II produces the protein MYTEAFSDTDVAESDLVTRRGTFRAIAFWADGHEHMALVYGSARGREEVLVRMHSECLTGDILGAMRCECGEQLNSALDAIVREGSGVLVYLRGHEGRGIGLVAKVRTHVLQDELGLDTVDSATELGLPVDTRDYAPAAKVLRHLRVRSVRLLSNNPDKFEALEAHGIPVVARVPLVMPANPHNIGYLTAKRDRLGHDLPQVEVFSDSH, from the coding sequence ATGTACACGGAAGCCTTCAGCGATACCGACGTCGCGGAGTCCGACCTGGTCACGCGCAGGGGCACGTTCCGCGCCATCGCGTTCTGGGCGGACGGGCACGAGCACATGGCGCTGGTCTACGGCAGCGCGCGGGGCCGGGAGGAGGTGCTGGTGCGCATGCACTCGGAGTGCCTGACCGGCGACATCCTGGGCGCCATGCGCTGCGAGTGCGGCGAACAGCTCAACAGTGCCCTGGACGCCATCGTGCGCGAGGGCAGCGGCGTGCTGGTCTACCTGCGCGGCCACGAGGGCCGGGGCATCGGTCTGGTCGCCAAGGTCCGCACCCACGTGCTCCAGGACGAACTCGGACTGGACACAGTGGACTCGGCCACCGAACTCGGCCTCCCCGTCGACACCAGGGACTACGCCCCCGCAGCCAAGGTCCTCCGCCACCTCCGAGTCCGCTCGGTCCGCCTCCTGTCCAACAACCCGGACAAGTTCGAGGCCCTCGAAGCCCACGGCATCCCCGTAGTCGCCCGAGTCCCCCTCGTCATGCCCGCCAACCCGCACAACATCGGCTACCTCACCGCCAAACGCGACCGCCTAGGCCACGATCTCCCCCAGGTAGAGGTCTTCAGTGACTCCCACTAA
- a CDS encoding ArsR/SmtB family transcription factor: MTASFGTAISLAPLETLPVSVLHQPGSSLFSLLLDALGAAPEHVSAQLRAQVRSTLPAADLETLLPLRAHRLGIPDCLIPKAEADIRQSLAQVGEQDPEAVAEQAQFFLEEFHGHIPVAWQRLIDQPRPYVAAFARAFEAIWQAYTPVWQRIRPVLWRETERIGAAAVTGALPVALSVLGNHCWRVSGTRLECTTGTTADTERDGRRLVLIPLATGPKAASFSLEHPDRIELAYAVPGLTAILHGQDPPPADDPLSALLGPARARILRHCAHRPAMAEVATLLGVAPATATHHCQALEAAGLIDRQRQGRQVRLRQTARGEALVDLFS; the protein is encoded by the coding sequence TTGACCGCGAGCTTCGGCACCGCGATCTCGCTCGCACCGCTGGAGACGCTGCCCGTCTCAGTGCTGCACCAGCCGGGTTCGTCCCTGTTCTCGCTGCTCCTGGACGCACTGGGGGCCGCGCCCGAGCACGTCTCGGCCCAGCTGCGGGCGCAGGTGCGCAGCACACTGCCCGCCGCGGACCTGGAAACGCTGCTGCCGTTGCGGGCACATCGGCTGGGCATCCCGGACTGCCTCATCCCCAAGGCCGAGGCCGACATCCGGCAGTCCCTGGCGCAGGTGGGCGAGCAGGACCCGGAGGCGGTGGCCGAACAGGCCCAGTTCTTCCTGGAGGAGTTCCACGGGCACATCCCGGTGGCCTGGCAGCGGCTCATCGACCAGCCGCGCCCCTACGTCGCCGCCTTCGCCCGCGCCTTCGAGGCGATCTGGCAGGCATACACGCCGGTGTGGCAGCGGATCCGGCCGGTGCTGTGGCGGGAGACCGAACGCATTGGCGCCGCCGCGGTCACCGGCGCGCTGCCGGTGGCGCTGTCCGTGCTGGGCAACCACTGCTGGCGGGTCAGCGGCACCCGGCTGGAGTGCACCACCGGCACCACCGCCGACACCGAACGGGACGGCCGCCGCCTGGTGCTCATCCCGCTGGCCACCGGCCCCAAGGCGGCCTCGTTCAGCCTGGAGCACCCGGACCGGATCGAACTCGCCTACGCGGTCCCCGGCCTGACCGCGATCCTGCACGGACAGGACCCGCCGCCTGCCGACGACCCGCTCAGCGCGCTGCTCGGCCCGGCCCGCGCCCGGATCCTGCGGCACTGCGCGCACCGGCCCGCGATGGCCGAGGTGGCCACCCTGCTCGGGGTCGCCCCGGCCACCGCCACCCACCACTGCCAGGCACTGGAGGCCGCCGGCCTGATCGACCGGCAGCGCCAGGGCCGTCAGGTCCGGCTGCGCCAGACCGCCCGCGGCGAGGCCCTGGTCGATCTGTTTTCCTGA
- a CDS encoding dolichyl-phosphate-mannose--protein mannosyltransferase, with protein MFREVSLLGRPMPTDRLRGWVVTIVLTVIGGVIRLQNLGYPTDKGTPVFDEKYYAWQGWQMLRNGWYEDNPAFKWTVHPPLGKQLIALGEWVFGYTGWGWRIAGAVCGALMVLLIIRIARRLTRSTLLGAIAGVLLICDGVLHLMSRTAMLDIFLAFFVLAAFGFLLLDRDQVRARLATALREGWVTTSDHGPRLGFRWYRLLCGVSLGLAAGTKWSGLYWAAAFGVLMIVWDASARRTAGVAHPWLGALRRDLLPGLWALLAVPVLVYLATWWAWFASETGFDRHLYDNWQLIFPPALRSLFGYSAAVLEFHNGLVTQPGQAHPWESKPWGWPMGLRPMLYHFDNSTTACGESSCVSATMLIGTPAMWWLAFPMLGWALWQMLGRLDWRYAAVLVAYLAGLLPWFVNLDRQMYFFYMTPVSAFLVLGLVLPLGQILGRAVDGEERRRTGLLVVALYVGLVVANFGWLWPILNGDSITNGHWQAELWLPSWR; from the coding sequence ATGTTCCGCGAAGTCAGCCTGCTGGGCAGACCGATGCCGACCGACCGGTTGCGTGGCTGGGTCGTCACGATCGTGCTCACCGTCATCGGCGGGGTCATCCGCCTGCAGAACCTGGGTTACCCCACGGACAAGGGCACCCCGGTCTTCGACGAGAAGTACTACGCGTGGCAGGGCTGGCAGATGCTGCGCAACGGCTGGTACGAGGACAATCCGGCCTTCAAGTGGACGGTGCACCCGCCGCTGGGCAAGCAGCTGATCGCGCTCGGCGAGTGGGTGTTCGGCTACACCGGCTGGGGCTGGCGGATCGCCGGGGCGGTGTGCGGCGCGCTGATGGTGCTGCTGATCATCCGGATCGCCCGCAGGCTGACCAGGTCCACCCTGCTCGGCGCGATCGCCGGGGTGCTGCTGATCTGCGACGGCGTGCTGCACCTGATGAGCCGCACCGCGATGCTGGACATCTTCCTGGCCTTCTTCGTGCTGGCCGCCTTCGGTTTCCTGCTGCTGGACCGCGACCAGGTCCGCGCCCGCCTGGCCACCGCGTTGCGCGAGGGCTGGGTGACCACCTCTGACCACGGCCCGCGGCTGGGTTTCCGCTGGTACCGCTTGCTGTGCGGGGTCAGCCTCGGCCTGGCAGCCGGGACGAAGTGGAGCGGCCTGTACTGGGCGGCCGCCTTCGGCGTGCTGATGATCGTCTGGGACGCCTCGGCCCGGCGCACGGCTGGCGTGGCGCATCCGTGGCTGGGTGCGCTGCGGCGGGACCTGCTGCCCGGCCTGTGGGCGCTGCTGGCGGTGCCGGTCCTGGTGTACCTGGCCACCTGGTGGGCCTGGTTCGCCAGCGAGACCGGGTTCGACCGGCACCTGTACGACAACTGGCAGCTGATCTTCCCGCCCGCGCTGCGCTCGCTGTTCGGCTACTCGGCGGCCGTGCTGGAGTTCCACAACGGCCTGGTCACCCAGCCGGGCCAGGCGCACCCGTGGGAGTCCAAACCGTGGGGCTGGCCGATGGGCCTGCGCCCGATGCTCTACCACTTCGACAACTCCACCACCGCCTGCGGCGAGTCCAGCTGCGTCAGCGCGACCATGCTGATCGGCACACCCGCGATGTGGTGGCTGGCGTTCCCGATGCTGGGCTGGGCACTGTGGCAGATGCTCGGCAGGCTGGACTGGCGCTACGCGGCCGTGCTGGTGGCCTACCTGGCGGGCCTGCTGCCCTGGTTCGTCAACCTGGACCGCCAGATGTACTTCTTCTACATGACCCCGGTGTCGGCGTTCCTGGTGCTCGGGCTGGTGTTGCCGCTGGGGCAGATCCTGGGCAGGGCCGTGGACGGCGAGGAACGGCGCCGCACCGGGTTGCTGGTGGTGGCGCTGTACGTGGGGCTGGTGGTGGCCAATTTCGGCTGGCTGTGGCCGATCCTCAACGGCGACTCGATCACCAACGGCCACTGGCAGGCCGAGCTGTGGCTGCCGTCCTGGCGGTGA
- a CDS encoding glycosyltransferase family 4 protein, which translates to MTVWFVLPGDIDDRAAPSGGNVYDRRISQALAAGGAGLREIPVPGAWPQPDLAARHGLAAALAACPDGSVVLFDGLVACGVPELLRPEAERLNLVVLVHLPLADETGLDPALAAALDAAERDSLHLARAVVATSAWAAWRLVQRHGLDPDRVHTVPPGVDPAPIAPGTDGGSQLLCVASLTPRKGHDLLVKALAEVGDLPWHCACAGPLRDPAQLRLVRDLIERHGLGERIRLLGPRTGMPLERQYAAADLLVLPSRAETYGMVVTEALARGIPVLATSGSGVPEALGDGGLLVPPGDVTALAAALRRWLTNEDLRRDLRVSARRRRGVLSTWDESARELAQVLATLRA; encoded by the coding sequence GTGACCGTCTGGTTCGTGCTGCCCGGCGACATCGACGACCGCGCCGCGCCCAGCGGCGGCAACGTCTACGACCGCCGGATCAGCCAGGCGCTGGCCGCCGGGGGAGCGGGGCTGCGCGAGATCCCGGTGCCAGGGGCCTGGCCGCAGCCCGACCTGGCCGCCCGGCACGGGCTGGCCGCCGCGCTGGCGGCCTGCCCGGACGGCTCGGTGGTGCTCTTCGACGGGCTGGTCGCCTGCGGGGTGCCTGAACTGCTGCGACCCGAGGCGGAGCGGCTCAACCTGGTGGTGCTGGTGCACCTGCCGCTGGCCGATGAGACCGGCCTGGACCCGGCGCTGGCGGCCGCCCTGGACGCGGCCGAGCGGGACAGCCTGCACCTGGCCCGCGCCGTGGTGGCCACCAGTGCCTGGGCGGCCTGGCGGCTGGTGCAGCGGCACGGCCTGGACCCGGACCGGGTGCACACCGTGCCGCCGGGGGTGGACCCGGCGCCGATCGCCCCCGGCACCGACGGCGGCTCCCAACTGCTGTGCGTGGCCTCGCTGACCCCGCGCAAGGGCCACGACCTGCTGGTCAAGGCCCTCGCCGAGGTCGGCGACCTGCCCTGGCACTGCGCCTGCGCCGGACCACTGCGCGACCCCGCCCAGCTGCGCCTGGTCCGGGACCTGATCGAACGGCACGGGCTGGGCGAGCGGATCCGGCTGCTCGGCCCGCGCACCGGCATGCCCCTGGAACGCCAGTACGCCGCCGCCGACCTGCTCGTGCTGCCCTCCCGCGCGGAGACCTACGGCATGGTCGTCACCGAGGCGCTGGCCCGCGGCATCCCGGTGCTGGCCACCTCCGGCAGCGGCGTGCCGGAAGCCCTCGGCGACGGCGGACTGCTGGTGCCACCAGGGGACGTGACCGCGCTGGCCGCCGCGCTGCGCCGCTGGCTCACCAACGAGGACCTGCGGCGTGACCTGCGGGTTTCCGCGCGTCGGCGGCGGGGCGTGCTGTCCACCTGGGACGAATCGGCCAGGGAACTCGCGCAGGTGCTGGCTACCCTGCGCGCATGA
- a CDS encoding AfsR/SARP family transcriptional regulator has translation MTVEFLVLGSVEARAGGRLLDLGPARQRRVLAALLVEANQAVTTDQLIDRVWGERLPQRAAGTLRSYLTRLRTILTEAGDVGIQRRSGGYVLAVDEHTVDLHRFRHLLAKARASAEDAEQLALFEQAFELWRGEAFADLDTPWFTGVRATLERELVAAELDHADVALRRGRHSELLPRLSAQAERRPLDERLAGQVMVALYRGGRQAEALQAFHHIRTALIEGLGIEPGAELRALHQRILAGDSALSAPTPDAPTANWQSLPRDIDDFTGRDTELDLVLDRLPAVPGASSAVVITAIDGMAGVGKTALAIRAAHQIADRYPDAQLFLDLHAHAEDHQPTDPAAALDSLLRSVGVPGEKIPHDLQARAGLWRKQLAGRKALLVLDNAASAAQVRPLLPGNPECLVLITSRNRLTDLEAAHILSLDVLPDNDATALFARIAGPDRAAAEPAAVAEVVALCGQLPLAIRIAAARLRSRPKWTVEHLATRLRDERRRLGELATGDSGVAAAFALSYQQLTPAQQRLFRLLGLHPGADFDPYAAAALTEDEEFTAEAGLEDLLDVHLLQQQVAGRYRFHDLCRAHARQLLGCGETEDDRQAALGRLCEYYRHTTATAMNALVPVDKHLRPDLPAATLAAPELTNRLQAAGWLEHERANLITTATHGLPEHAAFLSAALQHYLNFRGYYDDGQVLHGKVIELAHAAGDGGLEGQAQYRLGYVYWWQGRYPLALTHLQRGLELAETAGLAGVQGYAQAGLGFTHRRLGRHEQALVHFQRALALAEQAADLSLQGHVLTGMGHTYPCVGRAEQAVEHLRRAVALAESTGDRQVDIGARIGLGAAYRGLGRYEAALAELDRALAVAKDTGDRGLHGYALRQLGDVCLDTGDLSAAGEHYQQALTLARAIGSPGHESEALLGLGETARGTGLFELALDYTRRAEALAGEVGDQFQQAVANRSLARTHLGLGRQREARAHWQRALDLFTELGMREADDIRGELAKLDVERAE, from the coding sequence GTGACGGTGGAGTTCCTGGTGCTGGGCAGCGTCGAGGCGCGGGCGGGGGGACGCCTGCTCGACCTGGGTCCGGCCCGCCAACGGCGGGTGCTGGCCGCGCTGCTGGTCGAGGCCAATCAGGCGGTGACCACCGACCAGCTCATCGACCGGGTCTGGGGAGAGCGGTTGCCGCAACGCGCCGCCGGGACGTTGCGCAGCTACCTGACCCGGTTGCGCACCATCCTCACCGAGGCCGGTGACGTGGGCATTCAACGCCGCTCCGGCGGCTACGTGCTCGCCGTCGACGAACACACCGTCGACCTGCACCGCTTCCGCCACCTCCTGGCCAAGGCCCGCGCCAGCGCCGAGGACGCCGAGCAGCTCGCCCTGTTCGAGCAGGCGTTCGAACTCTGGCGCGGCGAGGCCTTCGCCGACCTGGACACGCCCTGGTTCACCGGCGTGCGCGCCACCCTGGAACGCGAGCTGGTCGCCGCCGAACTCGACCACGCCGACGTCGCGCTCCGCCGGGGCAGGCACTCCGAACTGCTCCCCCGCCTCTCCGCCCAGGCCGAGCGTCGGCCGCTGGACGAGCGGCTGGCGGGGCAGGTCATGGTCGCGCTCTACCGCGGTGGGCGGCAGGCCGAGGCGTTGCAGGCCTTCCACCACATCCGGACCGCGCTGATCGAGGGCCTCGGTATCGAGCCGGGCGCCGAGCTGCGCGCGCTGCACCAGCGCATCCTGGCCGGGGACAGCGCGCTGTCCGCCCCCACTCCGGACGCGCCGACGGCGAACTGGCAGTCGCTGCCAAGGGACATCGACGACTTCACCGGGCGGGACACCGAACTCGACCTGGTGCTGGACCGGCTGCCCGCGGTGCCCGGTGCGAGCAGCGCGGTGGTGATCACCGCCATCGACGGGATGGCGGGGGTCGGCAAGACCGCCCTCGCGATCCGGGCCGCGCACCAGATCGCCGACCGCTACCCCGACGCCCAGCTCTTCCTCGACCTGCACGCGCACGCCGAGGACCACCAGCCAACCGACCCGGCCGCCGCCCTGGACAGCCTGCTCCGCTCGGTCGGCGTGCCCGGCGAGAAGATCCCGCACGACCTGCAGGCCCGCGCCGGACTCTGGCGCAAACAACTCGCCGGCCGCAAGGCGCTGCTGGTACTGGACAACGCGGCCAGCGCCGCCCAGGTCCGCCCGCTGCTGCCGGGCAACCCGGAATGCCTGGTGCTGATCACCAGCCGGAACCGGCTCACCGACCTGGAGGCCGCGCACATCCTGTCCCTGGACGTGCTGCCCGACAACGACGCCACCGCGCTGTTCGCCCGGATCGCCGGACCCGACCGCGCCGCCGCCGAACCCGCCGCGGTGGCCGAGGTCGTCGCACTCTGCGGTCAGCTCCCCCTGGCCATCCGGATCGCCGCCGCCCGGCTGCGCAGCCGTCCGAAGTGGACGGTGGAGCACCTGGCCACCCGGCTGCGCGACGAACGCCGCAGGCTCGGCGAACTGGCCACCGGCGACAGCGGCGTCGCGGCCGCCTTCGCCCTGTCCTACCAGCAGCTCACCCCCGCCCAGCAGCGACTGTTCCGGCTGCTCGGCCTGCACCCCGGCGCGGACTTCGACCCCTACGCCGCCGCCGCGCTCACCGAGGACGAGGAGTTCACCGCCGAAGCCGGCCTGGAGGACCTCCTGGACGTGCACCTGCTCCAGCAGCAGGTCGCCGGCCGCTACCGCTTCCACGACCTCTGCCGCGCGCACGCCCGCCAGCTCCTCGGCTGCGGCGAGACCGAGGACGACCGGCAGGCCGCGCTCGGCAGGCTCTGCGAGTACTACCGGCACACCACCGCCACCGCGATGAACGCCCTGGTCCCGGTGGACAAACACCTCCGCCCCGACCTGCCGGCCGCCACCCTGGCCGCGCCGGAACTGACCAACCGGCTGCAGGCCGCCGGCTGGCTGGAGCACGAACGCGCCAACCTGATCACCACCGCCACCCACGGCCTGCCCGAACACGCCGCCTTCCTCTCCGCCGCGCTGCAGCACTACCTCAACTTCCGCGGCTACTACGACGACGGCCAGGTCCTGCACGGCAAGGTCATCGAACTCGCGCACGCCGCCGGCGACGGCGGCCTGGAAGGCCAGGCGCAATACCGGCTCGGCTACGTCTACTGGTGGCAGGGCCGCTACCCGCTGGCCCTCACCCACCTCCAGCGCGGCCTCGAACTCGCCGAAACCGCCGGACTCGCCGGAGTGCAGGGCTACGCGCAGGCCGGACTCGGCTTCACCCACCGCCGACTCGGCCGCCACGAACAGGCCCTGGTGCACTTCCAGCGCGCCCTCGCCCTGGCCGAACAGGCCGCCGACCTCAGCCTGCAGGGCCACGTGCTCACCGGCATGGGCCACACCTACCCGTGCGTCGGCCGCGCCGAACAGGCCGTGGAACACCTGCGCCGGGCGGTCGCGCTGGCCGAGAGCACCGGCGACCGGCAGGTCGACATCGGCGCCCGGATCGGCCTGGGCGCGGCCTACCGCGGCCTCGGCCGCTACGAGGCGGCACTGGCCGAACTCGACCGGGCCCTGGCCGTGGCCAAGGACACCGGCGACCGCGGCCTGCACGGCTACGCGCTGCGCCAGCTCGGCGACGTCTGCCTGGACACCGGCGACCTCAGCGCCGCGGGCGAGCACTACCAGCAGGCCCTCACCCTGGCCAGGGCCATCGGCAGCCCAGGTCACGAATCCGAGGCCCTGCTCGGCCTCGGCGAGACCGCCCGCGGCACCGGGTTGTTCGAGCTGGCCCTGGACTACACCCGCCGCGCCGAAGCACTGGCGGGCGAGGTCGGCGACCAGTTCCAGCAGGCCGTGGCCAACCGCAGCCTGGCCCGCACCCACCTCGGCCTTGGCAGGCAACGCGAAGCCCGCGCGCACTGGCAGCGTGCACTGGACCTGTTCACCGAACTGGGCATGCGCGAGGCCGATGACATCCGCGGCGAACTGGCCAAACTGGACGTCGAACGCGCCGAGTAG